GTCCGGTGTGGACGGTCTGGTGGTGCTGAAGTCGACCGGCTCGGAGTTCCACGGCTTCCCCCAGGACGAATACACCACGCTGGCCGAGACCGACGACCGTATTCTGGCCACCGCCGTGACCGCGCGGTGGCGATACCAGGGCGAGGACGGGATCGACTGGGCCGGCAGCCACCACGAGATCCGGCGGACGATGCTGGAAACGTTCGCCACCAAGCACAGCCTGTCCTTGCAGCAGACCTTGTACTCGATGGGTGAGGCGGTACTGCGGGCCCGGCCGGACGTCGCCGAGGTCCGGCTTTCGCTGCCGAACAAGCATCACTTCCTCGTCGATCTGAGCCCGTTCGGCCTGGAGAACTCCGGCGAGGTGTACTACGCCGCCGACCGCCCGTACGGCCTGATCGAAGGCTCCGCGGTGCGCGACGAAGCCGAAGAGCCCGGCCCAGCCTGGACCGGCGCCGTGCTCTAGCCCGATCCTGGGAGAGCGATGTCCACGAAGGAACGACCTGCGCGACATCCCGTCGACGCGGCGCCCCCGTTGCCACAGCTCGTGCTCGGCGGAGTGCAGCACGTCGCGGCCATGTACGCCGGCGTGGTGGCCCCACCGCTGGTGATCGGCGCCGCGGTGGGCCTGTCTCCCGGACAGCTGGCGCTGCTGATCAGCGCCGCACTGTTCACCGCCGGTCTGGCCACGCTGCTGCAAACCCTCGGGATCTGGCGGTTCGGTGCCCGGCTGCCGCTGGTCAACGGCGTCACATTCGCCGCCGTGGCGCCGATTCTCGCCATCGCGGCGCAACACCGCTCCGGCAACGCACTGGGCATCGTCTTCGGCGCGACGCTCACCGGCGGCGTGTTCATGGTGCTGGCCGCGCCGTCTTCTCGAAGCTCACCCGGTTTTTCCCGCCGGTGGTGACCGGCACGGTGATCACGCTCATCGGGATCTCGCTGCTGCCGGTCGCCGTGCAGTGGATTTCCGCGCAGCGGCCCGCGGTCCGGCCCTCCGGGCTGCTGCTCGCCGGGGTCGCCCTGGCCGCGGTGCTGGTGTTCACCCGGTTCCTACGCGGATTCTGGAGCCGGATCGCCCTGCTGCTCGGGCTGGTCGCGGGCACGCTCGTGGCCTGGCCACTGGGTCAAGTCGACACGTCGACGCTACGGCAGGCGCCGGTGTTCGGCATCGCCTCGCCGTTCCACTTCGGCGCGCCCCGGTTCGAGGTCGCGGCCATCCTCTCGATGCTCGTCGTGATGCTGGTGACGATGGCCGAGAGCACCGCCGATCTGCTGGCGCTGGGCGAGATCGTGGACCGCCCGACGACCAGCCGCACGCTGGCCGACGGACTGCGCGCGGACGGGCTGTCCACCGCGGTCGGCACCATCTTCGGCGGCTTCGCCTGCACGGCGTTCGCGCAGAACATCGGCCTCGTTTCGCTGACCCGCATGTACAGCCGGTACGTCGTCGCGGCCGCCGGGGCGGTGCTCGTGCTGCTGGGCGCTTTCCCGATCGCAGGCGGGATCGTCGCGCTGGTCCCGCAACCCGTGCTCGGTGGGGCCGGGTTGGTGCTGTTCGGCAGCGTCGCGGTAAGTGGCGTGCGTACGCTGGCGAAGGCGTCGTTCGAGCACCCGGCGAACGCCGCGATCGTCGCCGCGTCGCTCGGCGTCGGGCTGATCCCGATCGTCGCGCCGGGCTTCTACTCGGGATTCCCCGCTTCACTGCAGGTGGTGCTCAACTCCGGCATCAGCGCCGGATGCGTGACCGCAGTGGTGCTGAACCTGGTGTTCGTGCCTCGATTGATAGAACGCTCTAGCGGCCACGAGCTATCCTCGGTGCCGTGACAGGGACGAAGGACCGCATCCTCGCCGCCGGCGCCGAACTGTTCCGGCAGGGCGGATACAGTGGCACGGGCGTGAAGCAGATCGTGGAGAAGGCCGGCGCGCCGTTCGGGTCGCTGTACCACTTCTTCCCCGGCGGCAAGGAGCAGCTGGGCGAGGAGGTCGTGCGGACCTCGGGCATGGCGTACATCCAGCTGTTCGATCTGTTCATCGCACCCGCGCCGGATCTGCTCACCGGCATCGAGACGTTCTTCGCCGCGGGCGTGACCACGTTGCTGGAAACCGACTACGTCGAAGGCTGCCCGATCGCCACGGTGGCACTGGAAGTCGCGACCACGAACGAGCCGCTCCGCAAAGCCACCGCGGACGTGTTCACGGCCTGGATCGAGGCGGGGACGGAGAAGTTCGCCCCCTTCGGACTGCCCCGGGATGCGGCGCGGACGTTGACCATCAGCCTGATCAACAGCCTGGAGGGCGCGTTCGTGCTGGCCCGGTCGATGCGTTCGGTCGAGCCGATGGCCGTTGCCGGTGCTTCGGTGGCTGATACTGCTCGGCGGCTGCTTGCGGAGCTGGGGCAGGATGGGGCCAGAGACTAATCCTTTGTCCAATGTGGACTTTTCTTGGGTTTTAGACTTCTTCCCTTGCCAGTTATCGGTTTTCGATTGTCCATAGTGGATTTTGAGTAGCTTCACCTGATCGTGCGACATCGAACGGGTGTGCGATTCCGGTAGGCTGGTGGAGTGTTCGAGACCTTGTCCTCCGCCGCCCCGGATCGGGAGTTGTGGCAGCTCACCGCAGGGGAAGCCGCTTCCCTGCTGCGGGAGGAGCTGGCGGCGTTGTGGCGGCAGGAGTCGCGGGTGTGCCAGGTGATCGCGCACCTGGACGGCGGTGGTGGCGCGCAGGAGCTGGGCTATTCGTCGACGGCGGCGCTGGTGGCCGAGCTGGCGCGGACATCCCCTGCCGCGGTACGGAAGCTGGTGGCGCGGGCACTCGCCACCAATCCCGGCCACGGTCTGGACGGCGCGGAGATTCCCGCTGCGGCACCGCTGACCGGTCAGGCGGTCGCGGAGGGCACGCTCTCCCCCGCCCAGGCCGACGCGATCGTATCCGTGCTGCACGCGATCCCGGCCACCGTGAGCGCCGCGGACCGGGACCGCACGGAACACACGCTGGTCGAGCTGGCCCGCACCGCGGGGGTGGCCGAGATCGCCGTCGCCGGCCGTCGCGCTCTCGACCTGCTCGACCCGGATGGCACGCCCCCTCGCGATACCCCCGTGCCCGAGCGCGCCCTGCGGCTACGCACCCGCCGAGATGGGACGGTGGTGTTCGATGGTCACCTTGATCCGGTATCCGGAGCGTCGACCCTTGCCCTGCTGGAACCCCTCGCCGCGCCCCACACCGACTCCCGCACCGATGGCCCTGCCGACCACCCTGCCCTTGGCTCTGCCGACGGCTCTGCCGACGGCCCTGGCGGTGAACAGCCGGCGCGAAGCCGTGCCGAGCGATACGGGGACGCGCTCATGGAGATCATCGCCCTCGCCGCCGGCCACCCCGACGCCCCCAACCACAGTGGTGGCCGAGCCGACCTCGTCGTCACCATCCCGCTGGACACGCTCCGCACCGGACTCGGCCACGCCCACCTGGACCTCGCCACCCCACTCACCGCCGCCGAAGCCCGAACCCTCGCCTGCGACTGCCGCCTCATCCCCGCCGTCCTGGGCTCCCCCGGCCAGCCCCTCGACGTCGGCCGCGCGAAACGACTCGTCACCGACCCCATCCGCACCGCCCTCACCCTCCGCGACCGCGGCTGCACCTTCCCCAGCTGCACCCGCCCACCACGCCACTGCGATGCCCACCACATCGTCGAATGGTGGAACGGCGGCCCCACCTCCCTCGACAACCTCACCCTGCTCTGCAAACACCACCACCGCCTCCTCCACCGCAGCGGCTGGACCCTCCACATCACCCACGACCGCCCCCAGTTCACCCCACCCCACTACCTCGACCCCAACGAAAACCCCGAACCAACACCCACCACACCGC
This Amycolatopsis sulphurea DNA region includes the following protein-coding sequences:
- the pucL gene encoding factor-independent urate hydroxylase, whose protein sequence is MGISLGPNQYGKSEVRLVTVRREGAVHHLRDLTVSTALRGDLTGTHLTGDNSAVLATDTQKNTVYAFAKQQDIGEIEDFALRLGRRFVHTQEKITTARITIAEHGWDRIPVDGVPHDHAFSRTGGETRTTAVTVRENRAWIVSGVDGLVVLKSTGSEFHGFPQDEYTTLAETDDRILATAVTARWRYQGEDGIDWAGSHHEIRRTMLETFATKHSLSLQQTLYSMGEAVLRARPDVAEVRLSLPNKHHFLVDLSPFGLENSGEVYYAADRPYGLIEGSAVRDEAEEPGPAWTGAVL
- a CDS encoding TetR/AcrR family transcriptional regulator, which translates into the protein MTGTKDRILAAGAELFRQGGYSGTGVKQIVEKAGAPFGSLYHFFPGGKEQLGEEVVRTSGMAYIQLFDLFIAPAPDLLTGIETFFAAGVTTLLETDYVEGCPIATVALEVATTNEPLRKATADVFTAWIEAGTEKFAPFGLPRDAARTLTISLINSLEGAFVLARSMRSVEPMAVAGASVADTARRLLAELGQDGARD
- a CDS encoding HNH endonuclease signature motif containing protein: MFETLSSAAPDRELWQLTAGEAASLLREELAALWRQESRVCQVIAHLDGGGGAQELGYSSTAALVAELARTSPAAVRKLVARALATNPGHGLDGAEIPAAAPLTGQAVAEGTLSPAQADAIVSVLHAIPATVSAADRDRTEHTLVELARTAGVAEIAVAGRRALDLLDPDGTPPRDTPVPERALRLRTRRDGTVVFDGHLDPVSGASTLALLEPLAAPHTDSRTDGPADHPALGSADGSADGPGGEQPARSRAERYGDALMEIIALAAGHPDAPNHSGGRADLVVTIPLDTLRTGLGHAHLDLATPLTAAEARTLACDCRLIPAVLGSPGQPLDVGRAKRLVTDPIRTALTLRDRGCTFPSCTRPPRHCDAHHIVEWWNGGPTSLDNLTLLCKHHHRLLHRSGWTLHITHDRPQFTPPHYLDPNENPEPTPTTPPNPAPPDHPPRPVGGPQLRPRHQRHRPAAPSSGTVQRHRPAAPSSGTVQRHRPAAPSSGTVQRHRPAAPSSGTVQRHRPAAPSSGTVQRHRPAAPSSGTVQRHRPAPRRGGLRPRAARHRPPKPASPSPGQTGPVGHHPRPDRHSANGSHPTALGQSARLKHRPPRAVRSIAHPSSGHHRAFRQP